In the genome of Paludisphaera rhizosphaerae, one region contains:
- a CDS encoding PVC-type heme-binding CxxCH protein, whose translation MPQAPASRTSSARRSLPRFVITLALAGVWCVAAVRGEMPKVPEGFKIRLVAAVPAVSYPCQLATAPDGSLFVGEDPMDQIGPANKPIDRILLFRPGHDEPTVFAEGLNAIFGMLWRDGSLYVMNMPNLTVLRDTNGDGKADERREIFTDMGVGPGVPNMLNDHIVSGIQIGMDGHLYISVGDKGVPKATGPDGRTVQLKGGGVIRCRPDGTELEVYSSGTRNHLEPNLDARDQLFTYDNTDDGLGWWTRVVHHIDGGYFGYPYDYHDRKDKILPHMAEYGGGSPCGGVVYEEDAWPEDFRGRAFWAEWGKRAVRAFRFKPKGATFEVADVVDFVQPGDVENFRPIDLALSHDGQTMYVADWSMGGWGEKKEQLGRVYAVTYAGEPIARKPRGADSDDAPTLIAALDHPARTERIRAQRELIRRGDAAYDVTTTALANPQTPETARRHLVWTVAGIAARSPKGAEPLTKALKDPSADVRSQAARALGLEFGPFATDALIAALADAEPAVRLQSMIALGRIADPSGVAALIPAVADPDVYLAFSARKAMARIGDWDKVAAGLASTDPKVRAGILLTLEGAYSKEAVKVLTAFAGGGGEPAERARAVVRLASVAREAPPWDGKWWGTQPAKGKPPAKTVDWEGTPMVLEALRGRLEDPASAVRIAAAGAVAEVDDQASKSLVRARFAAETDAEARAAFAGALGGLRDREALPALAASVRDSKGPAVVRDAALQAVEAIGGREATDVLLAVLDDPSLNDDRRKSVVAALGRFQADAAVAALVKTLENPAASVREAAVGALGSVLAARRNGRSDSALKALRAKIDDADLSVRKKTVEALGTLEDSATLIAAARRDELRTEATEALAEAPVKEAMPVFIEALAVKNPTLRKKAAEALAQLKNESVPQLDQLAGRRELPAGAVPDLRTAFGLLEPIRTWKLIGPFEKAAQPPFPLTGTVETQGEMEGFDGKKVRWRETDARDRRGRINLARLYGSGDKQAVFGVAEVQSPSDRVATFSVGSDDTLAVWVNGEKAYDFDKSRGFRPEADHFDAPLRQGVNRVVVRCGNNSGPWDFSVAISGALDYAFLKAPTTVAFDPEAYRARAAKGGGDVNHGKALFHDLKGPACVKCHAVAPGGATVGPELSSVGAKYPRDEIITSVLLPSAKISSGFEPVVLALEDGRVVTGVLKSETPEALEIQDADAKTIRIPADKIEDRKRGDVSIMPPGLVEGISPGDFADLIAYLESLKEVKPATAPK comes from the coding sequence ATGCCCCAGGCACCCGCCTCGCGGACCTCCTCCGCACGCCGTTCCTTACCACGTTTCGTGATCACACTCGCTTTGGCGGGAGTCTGGTGCGTCGCCGCGGTACGCGGCGAGATGCCCAAGGTGCCCGAGGGGTTCAAAATTCGGCTGGTGGCGGCGGTGCCGGCGGTCTCGTATCCGTGCCAGCTCGCGACGGCTCCGGACGGCTCGCTGTTCGTCGGCGAGGATCCGATGGACCAGATCGGGCCGGCGAACAAGCCGATCGACCGCATCCTCCTGTTTCGGCCGGGGCATGACGAGCCCACCGTCTTCGCCGAGGGGCTGAACGCGATCTTCGGCATGCTCTGGCGCGACGGTTCGTTGTACGTCATGAACATGCCCAACCTGACCGTCCTCCGCGACACCAACGGCGACGGCAAGGCCGACGAGCGTCGGGAAATCTTCACCGACATGGGCGTCGGCCCGGGCGTGCCCAACATGCTCAACGATCACATCGTTTCGGGCATCCAGATCGGCATGGACGGTCATCTGTATATATCGGTCGGCGACAAGGGCGTGCCGAAGGCGACGGGGCCCGACGGCCGGACGGTCCAGCTCAAGGGGGGCGGCGTGATTCGCTGCCGGCCCGACGGCACGGAGTTGGAGGTCTATTCGTCCGGGACGCGCAACCACCTGGAACCGAACCTCGACGCCCGCGACCAGCTCTTCACCTATGACAACACCGACGACGGCCTCGGTTGGTGGACGCGGGTGGTCCATCACATCGACGGCGGCTATTTCGGTTATCCGTACGACTACCACGACCGCAAGGACAAGATCCTCCCCCACATGGCCGAGTACGGCGGCGGCTCCCCGTGCGGCGGGGTCGTCTATGAAGAGGACGCCTGGCCCGAGGACTTCCGCGGCCGCGCCTTCTGGGCCGAGTGGGGCAAGCGGGCCGTCCGGGCTTTCCGGTTCAAGCCCAAGGGAGCGACCTTCGAGGTCGCGGACGTGGTCGACTTCGTCCAGCCGGGGGACGTCGAGAACTTTCGCCCGATCGACCTGGCCCTCTCGCACGACGGCCAGACGATGTACGTCGCCGATTGGTCGATGGGCGGCTGGGGCGAGAAGAAGGAGCAACTCGGCCGCGTCTACGCCGTGACCTACGCCGGCGAGCCGATCGCTCGCAAGCCGAGAGGGGCCGACAGCGACGACGCCCCTACGCTCATCGCGGCTCTCGACCACCCCGCCCGCACCGAGCGCATCCGCGCCCAGCGCGAGCTGATTCGTCGCGGCGATGCGGCTTACGACGTGACGACGACCGCTCTCGCTAACCCGCAGACGCCCGAGACGGCCCGCCGTCACCTCGTATGGACGGTTGCCGGGATCGCGGCTCGGTCGCCGAAGGGTGCGGAGCCTCTGACGAAGGCGTTGAAGGACCCCTCGGCCGACGTCCGCTCCCAGGCCGCTCGTGCGCTGGGCCTCGAATTCGGGCCGTTCGCGACAGACGCCCTCATCGCTGCGCTGGCCGACGCCGAGCCCGCCGTCCGGCTCCAATCGATGATCGCCCTGGGCCGTATCGCCGACCCTTCGGGGGTCGCGGCGCTCATCCCGGCCGTCGCCGATCCGGACGTCTATCTCGCTTTCTCCGCTCGCAAGGCGATGGCCCGGATCGGCGACTGGGACAAGGTCGCGGCCGGCCTCGCATCGACCGACCCGAAGGTCCGCGCTGGGATCTTGCTGACGCTGGAGGGAGCCTATTCGAAGGAGGCCGTCAAGGTGCTGACGGCGTTCGCCGGTGGCGGCGGCGAGCCGGCCGAACGCGCGCGGGCGGTGGTTCGGCTGGCGTCGGTGGCTCGTGAAGCTCCGCCCTGGGACGGCAAGTGGTGGGGGACTCAGCCCGCCAAGGGCAAGCCGCCGGCGAAGACCGTCGATTGGGAGGGGACGCCGATGGTGCTGGAGGCCCTCCGCGGCCGGCTGGAAGACCCCGCGTCCGCCGTGCGGATCGCCGCGGCCGGGGCTGTCGCCGAGGTCGACGACCAGGCGTCGAAGTCCCTCGTGCGTGCCCGGTTCGCCGCCGAGACCGACGCCGAAGCCCGCGCCGCGTTCGCCGGCGCATTGGGCGGTCTGCGCGATCGCGAGGCCTTGCCGGCGCTGGCTGCGTCGGTCCGCGACTCCAAGGGGCCGGCCGTCGTCCGCGACGCCGCCCTTCAAGCCGTGGAAGCGATCGGCGGGCGCGAGGCGACCGACGTACTGCTCGCAGTCCTGGACGACCCCTCGCTGAACGACGACCGGCGCAAGAGCGTGGTCGCCGCCCTCGGTCGATTCCAGGCCGACGCCGCCGTGGCGGCTCTGGTCAAGACGTTGGAAAACCCCGCGGCCTCCGTCCGCGAGGCCGCCGTCGGCGCTTTGGGCTCCGTTCTGGCCGCTCGTCGCAACGGCCGCTCCGATTCGGCCCTGAAGGCGCTCCGAGCGAAGATCGACGACGCCGATCTGTCGGTGCGCAAGAAGACCGTGGAAGCCCTCGGCACGCTGGAGGATTCGGCCACGTTGATCGCCGCTGCACGTCGTGACGAGCTGCGGACCGAGGCGACGGAGGCCCTCGCCGAGGCGCCCGTGAAAGAGGCGATGCCCGTCTTCATCGAGGCGCTCGCGGTCAAGAATCCCACGCTCCGGAAGAAGGCCGCCGAGGCGCTCGCGCAGCTCAAGAACGAGTCCGTTCCGCAGCTCGACCAGCTAGCGGGGCGCCGCGAACTTCCGGCCGGCGCCGTCCCCGACCTTCGCACTGCCTTTGGTCTGCTGGAGCCGATCCGCACGTGGAAGCTCATCGGCCCGTTCGAGAAGGCGGCCCAGCCGCCGTTCCCGCTCACCGGGACTGTCGAGACCCAGGGAGAGATGGAAGGCTTTGACGGCAAGAAGGTCCGCTGGCGAGAGACCGACGCCCGCGACCGTCGCGGCCGGATCAACCTGGCCCGGCTCTACGGTTCAGGCGACAAGCAGGCGGTCTTCGGCGTGGCCGAGGTTCAAAGCCCCTCCGATCGCGTCGCCACGTTCTCAGTGGGCTCGGACGACACGTTGGCGGTCTGGGTCAACGGCGAGAAGGCTTATGATTTCGACAAGAGCCGCGGCTTCAGGCCCGAGGCCGACCACTTCGATGCGCCACTGCGCCAGGGCGTGAATCGGGTCGTCGTCCGCTGTGGGAACAACTCGGGCCCGTGGGATTTCTCGGTCGCGATCTCGGGGGCGCTGGACTACGCCTTCCTGAAGGCTCCCACGACGGTCGCCTTCGATCCCGAGGCCTACCGAGCCCGCGCGGCGAAGGGGGGCGGCGACGTGAATCACGGCAAGGCGCTCTTCCACGACCTCAAGGGGCCGGCCTGCGTGAAGTGCCACGCGGTCGCGCCCGGCGGGGCGACGGTCGGCCCCGAGCTGTCGAGCGTCGGCGCCAAGTACCCCCGCGACGAGATCATCACTTCGGTGCTGCTTCCCTCGGCCAAGATCTCCAGCGGATTCGAGCCCGTCGTTCTGGCGCTGGAAGACGGCCGCGTCGTCACCGGCGTCCTCAAGAGCGAGACGCCCGAGGCCCTGGAGATTCAGGACGCCGATGCAAAAACCATCCGCATCCCGGCCGACAAGATCGAGGACCGCAAGCGCGGCGACGTCTCGATCATGCCCCCCGGGCTGGTGGAAGGCATCAGCCCCGGCGACTTCGCCGACCTGATCGCCTATCTGGAGTCGCTCAAGGAAGTGAAGCCGGCGACGGCTCCGAAGTGA